In Mauremys mutica isolate MM-2020 ecotype Southern chromosome 16, ASM2049712v1, whole genome shotgun sequence, one DNA window encodes the following:
- the PSMD9 gene encoding 26S proteasome non-ATPase regulatory subunit 9: protein MAEEEAGPDALSVREVQELVRRKDELEAQIKACFAVLEGQKGVGMHEPLVDAEGYPRADVDVYQVRAARHNIICLQNDHKALMLQVEKALHQLHAREKEKQAKDEAEAQAEAMNQNQSLPQPFARVNAVTPGSPASISGLQVDDEIIEFGSVDTHNFQTLQNIATVVQHSEGKPLSVTVIRGGKKLHLGLTPKHWAGKGLLGCNILPLQR, encoded by the exons ATGGCGGAGGAGGAGGCCGGGCCCGACGCGCTGAGCGTGCGCGAGGTGCAGGAGCTGGTCCGCAGGAAGGACGAGCTCGAGGCCCAGATCAAAGCCTGTTTCgcggtgctggagggg CAAAAGGGAGTCGGGATGCACGAGCCGCTGGTCGATGCTGAAGGGTATCCGCGTGCCGATGTCGATGTGTACCAAGTCCGTGCAGCCAGGCATAACATCATCT GTTTGCAGAACGATCACAAGGCCCTAATGCTGCAAGTGGAAAAAGCTCTCCACCAGCTGCATGCCCGAGAGAAAGAGAAGCAGGCAAAGGATGAGGCAGAAGCTCAGGCCGAGGCAATGAATCAGAACCAGAGTCTGCCGCAGCCCTTCGCAAGAGTGAACGCTGTCACCCCAGGTTCGCCCGCCAGCATCTCG GGATTACAGGTTGATGATGAGATCATTGAGTTTGGCTCTGTCGACACACACAACTTCCAGACACTGCAGAATATTGCCACCGTGGTGCAGCACAGCGAAGGG AAACCACTGAGTGTGACCGTGATCCGTGGCGGCAAGAAATTACACCTTGGGCTCACACCAAAGCACTGGGCTGGGAAAGGACTGCTGGG atGCAATATTCTCCCCTTGCAAAGATAA